One window of Fusobacterium sp. SYSU M8D902 genomic DNA carries:
- the nifJ gene encoding pyruvate:ferredoxin (flavodoxin) oxidoreductase, translating into MVKKMQTMDGNQAAAYASYAFTEVAGIYPITPSSPMAEYTDEWASKGMKNIFGVPVKVVEMQSEAGAAGTVHGSLQAGALTTTYTASQGLLLKVPNMYKIAGELLPGVIHVSARALSAQALSIFGDHQDIYAARQTGFAMLATNSVQEVMDLAGVAHLAAIKTRVPFMHFFDGFRTSHEIQKVEVMDYEVFKNLIDMEAVQAFRERALNPEHPVTRGTAENDDVYFQTREAQNKFYDAVPDVVAHYMAEISKVTGRDYKPFNYYGAPDAERIIVAMGSICPISEETIDYLNAKGEKVGILSVHLYRPFSAKYFFDVFPSTVKKIAVLDRTKEPGSQAEPLLLDIQSLFYGKENAPVIIGGRYGLSSKDTTPAQVIAVFDNLKLDQPKDRFTVGIVDDVTFTSLEVGAPVTVTGDDVKECLFFGLGADGTVGANKNSIKIIGDKTDLYAQGYFAYDSKKSGGVTRSHLRFGKSPIKASYLISNPHFVACSVPAYLHQYDMTSGIRKGGSLLINCIWDAEEAVKQIPNKVKRDLAKNGARLFIINATKLAEEIGLGQRTNTIMQAAFFKLADIIPFDEAQQYMKDYAKKSYAKKGDDIVQMNYNAIDKGAEGLIEVTVDPAWAELPVEELKPVEEDCCGGSCGCHEKSKTELFVERIAKPINAIKGYDLPVSAFNGYEDGTFENGTTAFEKRGIAVHVPEWKAENCIQCNQCSYVCPHAVIRPFLMTEEEKAASPVELTTIKPVGKGLDGLQYRMQVSTLDCTGCGSCANVCPAKEKALVMVSIGESLEKQEDKKAEYLFNKVEYRSDLMSKDTVKGSQFSQPLFEFHGACPGCGETPYLKAITQLFGERMMVANATGCSSIYSGSAPSTPYTTNKDGHGPSWGSSLFEDNAEFGMGMHVAVETMRDRLQNIMEENMDKVSAEVAELFKEWIENRSFAAKSREVSDKIIAALEGKDCEACKEILSLKQYLAKKSQWIFGGDGWAYDIGYGGVDHVLASKEDINIVVLDTEVYSNTGGQASKSTPTGAIAKFAAAGKSVKKKDLAAIAMSYGHIYVAQVSMGANQQQYLKALKEAEAYNGPSLIIAYSPCINHGLKKGMSKVQNEMKMATECGYWPIFRYNPALEAEGKNPLQIDCKEPNWDKYEEYLLGEVRYATLSKANPEEAKDLYERNKAEAQRRWRQYNRLAAMDFSSEKK; encoded by the coding sequence ATGGTTAAAAAAATGCAGACAATGGATGGAAACCAAGCTGCAGCTTACGCTTCATATGCGTTTACTGAAGTAGCTGGAATTTATCCTATCACTCCATCATCACCAATGGCAGAGTACACAGATGAATGGGCTTCAAAAGGAATGAAAAATATATTTGGAGTACCTGTAAAAGTTGTAGAAATGCAATCAGAGGCTGGAGCAGCAGGAACTGTACACGGTTCTTTACAAGCAGGAGCTTTAACTACTACTTATACAGCTTCACAAGGATTATTATTAAAAGTGCCTAACATGTATAAAATAGCTGGAGAGTTATTACCAGGAGTAATTCACGTTTCAGCTAGAGCATTATCAGCTCAAGCTCTATCTATCTTCGGAGACCACCAAGATATATATGCAGCTAGACAAACTGGTTTTGCAATGTTAGCAACTAACTCAGTTCAAGAAGTTATGGACCTTGCAGGAGTAGCTCACTTAGCAGCTATCAAAACTAGAGTTCCATTCATGCACTTCTTTGATGGATTCAGAACTTCACACGAAATTCAAAAAGTTGAAGTAATGGATTACGAAGTATTCAAGAACTTAATCGATATGGAAGCAGTTCAAGCTTTCAGAGAAAGAGCTCTTAACCCTGAGCACCCAGTAACTAGAGGAACTGCAGAAAACGATGACGTTTACTTCCAAACAAGAGAAGCACAAAACAAATTCTATGATGCAGTACCAGATGTAGTAGCACACTACATGGCTGAAATCTCTAAAGTAACTGGAAGAGATTACAAACCTTTCAACTACTATGGAGCACCAGATGCTGAGAGAATAATCGTTGCTATGGGATCAATTTGTCCTATATCAGAAGAGACAATAGATTACTTAAATGCTAAAGGAGAAAAAGTAGGAATTTTATCTGTACACCTATACAGACCATTCTCTGCTAAATACTTCTTTGATGTATTCCCATCAACAGTTAAGAAAATTGCAGTTTTAGATAGAACTAAAGAGCCTGGATCACAAGCTGAGCCATTATTACTAGACATTCAATCTCTATTCTACGGAAAAGAAAATGCTCCAGTAATAATCGGAGGAAGATACGGATTATCTTCTAAAGATACTACTCCAGCTCAAGTTATAGCTGTATTTGATAACTTAAAATTAGATCAACCAAAAGATAGATTTACTGTAGGAATAGTAGATGACGTTACATTTACTTCACTAGAAGTAGGAGCACCTGTAACTGTAACTGGTGACGATGTAAAAGAGTGTCTATTCTTCGGATTAGGAGCTGACGGAACAGTTGGAGCTAACAAAAACTCTATCAAAATAATCGGAGATAAAACTGATTTATATGCTCAAGGATACTTCGCATATGACTCTAAAAAATCAGGAGGAGTTACTAGATCTCACTTAAGATTTGGAAAATCTCCTATAAAAGCAAGCTACTTAATTTCTAACCCTCATTTCGTAGCATGTTCAGTACCAGCTTACTTACATCAATATGATATGACTTCAGGAATCAGAAAAGGTGGATCATTATTAATCAACTGTATCTGGGATGCTGAAGAAGCTGTAAAACAAATACCTAATAAAGTAAAAAGAGACTTAGCTAAAAACGGAGCTAGATTATTCATAATCAACGCAACTAAATTAGCTGAAGAGATCGGATTAGGACAAAGAACAAATACAATAATGCAAGCTGCTTTCTTTAAATTAGCTGACATTATTCCATTTGATGAAGCTCAACAATATATGAAAGATTATGCTAAAAAATCTTATGCTAAAAAAGGTGACGATATAGTACAAATGAACTATAACGCAATCGATAAAGGAGCAGAAGGATTAATCGAAGTAACTGTTGATCCAGCTTGGGCTGAATTACCAGTTGAAGAGTTAAAACCAGTTGAAGAAGATTGTTGTGGAGGATCTTGTGGATGCCACGAGAAATCAAAAACTGAGTTATTCGTAGAAAGAATTGCTAAACCTATAAACGCAATAAAAGGATACGACTTACCAGTTTCTGCATTCAACGGATACGAAGATGGTACTTTCGAAAACGGAACTACTGCATTTGAAAAGAGAGGAATAGCTGTACACGTACCTGAGTGGAAAGCTGAAAACTGTATTCAATGTAACCAATGTTCTTATGTATGTCCACACGCTGTAATAAGACCATTCTTAATGACAGAAGAGGAAAAAGCAGCTTCTCCAGTTGAGTTAACAACAATTAAACCAGTTGGAAAAGGATTAGATGGATTACAATATAGAATGCAAGTTTCTACTTTAGACTGTACAGGATGTGGATCTTGTGCTAACGTATGTCCAGCTAAAGAGAAAGCATTAGTAATGGTATCTATAGGAGAATCATTAGAGAAACAAGAAGATAAGAAAGCTGAGTACTTATTCAACAAAGTTGAGTACAGAAGTGACTTAATGTCTAAAGATACTGTAAAAGGATCTCAATTCTCTCAACCATTATTCGAATTCCACGGAGCATGTCCTGGATGTGGAGAAACTCCATACTTAAAAGCAATAACTCAATTATTCGGAGAAAGAATGATGGTAGCTAACGCTACTGGATGTTCATCAATATACAGTGGATCAGCTCCTTCAACTCCATATACAACTAACAAAGATGGACACGGACCATCATGGGGATCTTCTCTATTCGAAGACAACGCTGAGTTCGGAATGGGAATGCACGTTGCTGTAGAAACTATGAGAGATAGACTTCAAAACATAATGGAAGAAAATATGGATAAAGTTTCAGCTGAAGTTGCTGAGTTATTCAAAGAATGGATAGAAAACAGATCATTTGCTGCTAAATCAAGAGAAGTATCTGATAAGATAATCGCTGCTTTAGAAGGAAAAGACTGTGAAGCATGTAAAGAAATCTTAAGCTTAAAACAATACTTAGCTAAGAAATCTCAATGGATCTTCGGAGGAGACGGATGGGCATATGACATCGGTTATGGTGGAGTTGACCACGTATTAGCTTCTAAAGAAGATATAAACATTGTTGTACTAGATACAGAGGTTTACTCAAATACTGGAGGACAAGCTTCTAAATCAACTCCTACAGGAGCAATTGCAAAATTCGCAGCTGCAGGAAAATCAGTTAAGAAGAAAGACCTTGCTGCAATAGCTATGTCTTATGGACACATCTATGTTGCACAAGTATCTATGGGTGCAAACCAACAGCAATACTTAAAAGCATTAAAAGAAGCTGAAGCTTATAATGGACCATCTCTAATCATTGCTTACTCACCATGTATCAACCACGGATTGAAAAAAGGAATGTCTAAAGTTCAAAACGAAATGAAGATGGCAACTGAATGTGGATACTGGCCAATATTCAGATATAACCCTGCATTAGAAGCAGAAGGTAAAAACCCTCTTCAAATAGATTGTAAAGAGCCTAACTGGGATAAATATGAAGAGTACTTATTAGGAGAAGTAAGATATGCTACTCTATCTAAAGCTAATCCAGAAGAAGCTAAAGATCTATATGAAAGAAACAAAGCAGAAGCTCAAAGAAGATGGAGACAATACAACAGACTTGCTGCTATGGACTTCTCATCTGAGAAAAAATAA
- a CDS encoding acetate kinase — protein sequence MKVLVINCGSSSLKYQLMNPETREVFAKGLCERIGIDGSRMEYEVPAKDYEVKIEKPMPTHKEALELVIGAITDKEHGVIASVEEVEAIGHRVVHGGETFASSVLLTEEVMAAVEANNELAPLHNPANLMGVRTCMALMPGKPNVGVFDTAFHQSMPAKAFMYALPYADYTELKVRKYGFHGTSHLFVSETMREIMGNPEHSKIIVCHLGNGASVSAVLDGKSVDTSMGLTPLQGLMMGTRCGDIDPAAVLFVKNKRGLTDKEMDNRLNKESGILGIFGKSSDCRDMEDGVAAGDERAKLAEEMFIYKIKSYVGAYAAAMGGVDAICFAGGIGENAAGIRERVIEGLEFLGAKINKEVNSVRQKGNVKLSTDDSRVLIYKIPTNEELVIARDTYRIVTGK from the coding sequence ATGAAAGTTTTAGTAATTAACTGTGGAAGTTCATCATTAAAATACCAATTAATGAATCCAGAAACAAGAGAAGTTTTTGCAAAAGGATTATGTGAAAGAATAGGAATAGATGGTTCTAGAATGGAATATGAAGTACCAGCTAAAGACTATGAAGTAAAAATCGAAAAACCAATGCCAACTCACAAAGAAGCTTTAGAATTAGTTATTGGAGCAATAACTGATAAAGAGCACGGAGTAATTGCATCTGTAGAAGAAGTTGAAGCAATAGGACACAGAGTAGTTCACGGAGGAGAAACTTTTGCAAGTTCAGTATTATTAACTGAAGAGGTAATGGCTGCAGTAGAAGCTAACAACGAATTAGCTCCACTACACAACCCAGCTAACTTAATGGGAGTAAGAACTTGTATGGCATTAATGCCTGGAAAACCTAACGTAGGAGTTTTCGATACAGCTTTCCACCAATCTATGCCAGCAAAAGCATTTATGTATGCTTTACCATATGCTGATTACACAGAATTAAAAGTAAGAAAATATGGATTCCACGGGACATCTCACTTATTCGTATCTGAAACAATGAGAGAGATAATGGGAAATCCTGAGCATTCAAAAATAATAGTTTGTCACTTAGGAAATGGAGCTTCTGTTTCTGCTGTATTAGATGGAAAATCAGTAGATACATCAATGGGATTAACTCCATTACAAGGATTAATGATGGGAACTAGATGTGGAGATATCGACCCAGCTGCAGTATTATTTGTTAAAAACAAAAGAGGATTAACTGATAAAGAGATGGATAACAGATTAAACAAAGAATCTGGAATCTTAGGAATTTTCGGAAAATCATCAGACTGTAGAGATATGGAAGATGGAGTAGCTGCTGGAGACGAGAGAGCAAAATTAGCTGAAGAGATGTTCATCTACAAAATCAAATCATATGTAGGAGCTTATGCAGCTGCTATGGGTGGAGTAGACGCTATCTGTTTTGCTGGTGGAATTGGAGAGAACGCAGCAGGAATAAGAGAGAGAGTAATCGAAGGATTAGAGTTCTTAGGAGCAAAAATCAATAAAGAAGTAAACTCAGTAAGACAAAAAGGAAATGTAAAATTATCTACAGATGATTCAAGAGTATTAATCTACAAAATACCTACAAACGAAGAGTTAGTAATTGCTAGAGATACTTACAGAATTGTTACTGGAAAATAA
- the pta gene encoding phosphate acetyltransferase, with product MSFLVKIREKAREVQKSVVLPEGTDERVVTAAAKIVELGVARPVVLGHRDDMERVANDLGISLRGVEIIEAKNPPKLETYAEKLAELRAKKGMTVDQAREILLNDPNFYGAMMVKMGDADAMVSGSDSPTADVLRAGLQVIGTRKGIKTVSSVFVMELTERQDTYGDVLLFGDCSVIPVPTSEQLADIAEASVITADKVVGMQGKVALLTFSTKGSASHPDIDVVIEAGKILAERKVEFPYTAEVQADAALVKSVAMKKCPESKVAGDANILIFPNLAAGNIGYKLVQRLAGANAYGPLIQGLAAPINDLSRGCSVDDIVNLVAITAVQAAE from the coding sequence TTGAGTTTTTTAGTAAAAATCAGAGAAAAGGCAAGAGAAGTACAAAAATCAGTTGTATTACCAGAAGGAACAGATGAAAGAGTTGTAACAGCAGCAGCTAAAATAGTTGAGCTAGGAGTAGCTAGACCAGTTGTTTTAGGACACAGAGACGATATGGAAAGAGTTGCTAACGACTTAGGAATCAGCTTAAGAGGAGTAGAGATAATCGAAGCAAAAAATCCTCCAAAACTAGAAACTTATGCAGAGAAATTAGCAGAATTAAGAGCTAAAAAAGGAATGACTGTAGATCAAGCTAGAGAGATCTTATTAAACGATCCTAACTTCTATGGAGCTATGATGGTTAAAATGGGAGATGCAGATGCTATGGTATCTGGATCAGACTCTCCAACTGCAGATGTACTAAGAGCAGGATTACAAGTAATCGGAACAAGAAAAGGAATAAAAACTGTATCATCAGTTTTCGTAATGGAATTAACTGAAAGACAAGATACTTACGGAGACGTTTTATTATTCGGAGACTGTTCAGTAATACCAGTTCCTACATCAGAGCAATTAGCAGATATAGCTGAAGCATCAGTTATAACAGCTGATAAAGTTGTTGGAATGCAAGGAAAAGTTGCTTTATTAACATTCTCAACTAAAGGATCAGCAAGCCACCCAGATATAGATGTAGTTATCGAAGCAGGAAAAATCTTAGCTGAGAGAAAAGTTGAGTTTCCTTACACAGCTGAAGTTCAAGCCGATGCTGCATTAGTTAAATCAGTAGCAATGAAAAAATGCCCTGAGTCAAAAGTAGCAGGAGATGCTAACATCTTAATATTCCCTAACCTAGCAGCAGGAAATATTGGATACAAATTAGTTCAAAGACTAGCTGGAGCAAATGCATATGGTCCATTAATTCAAGGACTTGCAGCACCTATTAACGACTTATCAAGAGGATGTTCAGTAGATGATATCGTTAACTTAGTAGCAATCACAGCAGTACAAGCAGCAGAATAA
- the ftsY gene encoding signal recognition particle-docking protein FtsY — MGFFSKLFKRKKDDEQESLKVAEVEIDELLEKSQESEEEKEEIQLSVETENDAPKIEKENIEEKKEDVNIEQTDSDIDNKIDEQVEEPKKEAEKVEIEEVKEEKKGFFASLKDKLFKSREGLFGTLKSFILGRSVIDDEMYEELEDILVQSDIGMDMTLKIVKELEKEVKRRGVKDPKEVYPVLREVMEGFLIKEDNEIHIEDGKLNVILVVGVNGVGKTTTIGKLASKYVKEGKKVILGAGDTFRAAAIEQLEEWANRSGAEIVKSTQGSDPGAVVFDTLAAAQSRGADIAIIDTAGRLHNKNNLMKELEKIHHIIKKKLGDQKYESILVIDGTTGQNALNQAKVFNEVTELTGFIITKLDGTAKGGIVFSISEELKKPIKFIGVGEKIEDLRKFEAKEYIQAIFD; from the coding sequence ATGGGTTTTTTTAGTAAACTATTTAAAAGAAAAAAAGATGATGAGCAGGAGAGCTTGAAAGTAGCAGAAGTTGAAATAGATGAGTTACTAGAGAAAAGTCAAGAGAGCGAAGAGGAAAAAGAGGAGATACAATTATCAGTAGAAACTGAAAATGATGCTCCAAAGATAGAAAAAGAAAACATTGAAGAGAAAAAAGAAGATGTAAATATAGAGCAAACAGATAGTGATATAGATAACAAAATAGATGAACAAGTAGAAGAACCAAAAAAGGAAGCAGAAAAAGTTGAGATAGAAGAGGTTAAAGAGGAGAAAAAAGGCTTCTTTGCTTCATTAAAAGATAAACTATTCAAGTCTAGAGAGGGACTGTTTGGTACATTAAAATCATTTATTTTAGGAAGAAGTGTAATAGATGATGAGATGTATGAGGAGTTAGAGGATATTCTAGTACAGTCAGATATCGGTATGGATATGACTTTAAAGATAGTAAAAGAGCTTGAAAAAGAGGTAAAAAGAAGAGGGGTAAAGGATCCTAAAGAGGTTTATCCCGTACTTAGAGAGGTAATGGAAGGATTCCTAATAAAAGAGGATAATGAGATACATATTGAAGATGGAAAGCTAAATGTGATTTTAGTCGTAGGAGTAAATGGAGTTGGAAAAACAACTACCATAGGAAAACTAGCTTCAAAATATGTTAAAGAGGGTAAAAAGGTTATATTAGGAGCAGGAGATACCTTCAGAGCTGCTGCAATAGAGCAATTAGAGGAGTGGGCTAACAGATCTGGAGCTGAGATAGTAAAGAGTACTCAAGGATCAGATCCGGGAGCAGTAGTGTTTGATACTTTAGCAGCTGCCCAATCAAGAGGAGCTGATATAGCTATTATAGATACTGCTGGAAGACTTCATAACAAAAATAACCTAATGAAAGAGTTAGAGAAGATTCATCACATAATTAAGAAAAAATTGGGAGATCAAAAGTATGAGTCTATATTAGTTATAGATGGAACTACAGGACAGAATGCTCTTAATCAAGCAAAAGTTTTTAATGAAGTGACTGAGTTGACAGGGTTCATTATAACTAAACTCGATGGAACTGCTAAAGGAGGAATAGTATTTAGTATTTCAGAGGAGTTAAAGAAACCAATTAAATTTATTGGTGTTGGAGAAAAGATAGAAGATTTGAGAAAATTTGAAGCTAAAGAATATATACAAGCTATATTTGATTAA
- a CDS encoding FAD-binding protein yields MKKYDIIFLGGGQAGVFGAYEAIEKNPELSILILDKGKMLKQRVCPKEKLGKCVSCPTCAIIYGVSGAGAFSDSKFNMDYRVGGDVHVITGKKLVNDTINDVVKVYRKFGFNEEPTGLKYNQTMEQIKKGCIENRIQLVDTPTMHLGTDGSRKLYTQLIDYLIEKGVEFVTEREVDSLIVEDDRVKGVVVSHKGEEERYYSDNVVAGMGRSGAKKMMELCQKHGIKYENGAIDIGVRAEIPDIIMKDINENFYEAKMIYYSRNYRDKMRTFCSNPSGFIAAEKYDDFILANGHAYKDRKSTNTNLALLCTKKFTEPFNQPFEYATAIAKMSSMLTGGKLLVQSYADLKEGRRSTNERLERLNIVPTTEDYVAGDIALACPQRLLDNIMEFIEVLDKITPGFASGDLLLYFPEIKFRSTRLIINEHMETSLKGLYAVGDSSGYGSGLNIAAVMGMLAVRDIISK; encoded by the coding sequence ATGAAAAAGTATGATATTATTTTTCTAGGTGGAGGACAAGCTGGAGTTTTTGGAGCTTATGAAGCTATTGAGAAAAATCCAGAGCTAAGCATTTTAATATTAGATAAGGGAAAAATGCTAAAGCAGAGAGTTTGTCCAAAGGAAAAATTAGGGAAATGTGTGAGTTGTCCAACTTGTGCAATAATCTATGGAGTGAGTGGAGCAGGAGCTTTCTCTGATTCAAAATTCAATATGGATTATAGAGTAGGTGGAGATGTACATGTAATTACTGGAAAAAAACTTGTTAATGACACTATCAATGATGTAGTTAAAGTATATAGAAAGTTTGGATTTAATGAGGAACCTACAGGGTTAAAATATAACCAAACTATGGAGCAGATAAAAAAAGGTTGTATTGAAAATAGAATACAATTAGTAGATACACCTACTATGCACTTAGGAACAGATGGATCTAGAAAACTTTATACACAATTGATAGATTATTTAATAGAAAAGGGTGTAGAGTTTGTTACTGAAAGAGAAGTGGATAGCCTAATAGTTGAAGATGATAGAGTGAAGGGTGTAGTGGTATCTCATAAAGGAGAAGAGGAGAGATACTATTCAGATAATGTAGTTGCAGGAATGGGAAGAAGTGGTGCTAAAAAGATGATGGAACTTTGTCAAAAGCACGGAATCAAATATGAGAATGGTGCAATTGATATTGGAGTAAGAGCTGAAATTCCTGATATTATAATGAAGGATATAAATGAAAATTTCTATGAAGCTAAGATGATCTACTACTCAAGAAACTATAGAGATAAGATGAGAACATTCTGTAGTAATCCAAGTGGATTTATAGCTGCAGAAAAGTATGATGATTTTATATTAGCTAATGGTCATGCTTATAAGGATAGAAAATCAACTAATACTAACTTAGCACTATTGTGTACAAAGAAGTTTACTGAACCATTTAATCAACCTTTTGAATATGCTACAGCTATAGCAAAGATGTCATCTATGCTAACTGGAGGTAAACTATTAGTTCAATCTTATGCTGACTTGAAAGAGGGAAGAAGATCTACAAATGAGAGATTAGAGAGATTGAATATAGTTCCTACTACAGAGGACTATGTAGCTGGAGATATAGCTCTAGCTTGTCCACAGAGATTACTAGATAATATAATGGAGTTTATTGAAGTTTTAGATAAAATAACTCCGGGATTTGCTTCAGGAGATCTATTATTATACTTCCCTGAGATTAAATTTAGAAGTACAAGATTAATTATCAATGAACATATGGAAACTTCATTAAAAGGGCTATATGCAGTAGGAGATAGTTCTGGTTATGGAAGTGGACTAAATATAGCAGCAGTTATGGGAATGCTTGCAGTAAGAGATATAATAAGTAAATAA
- the yqeH gene encoding ribosome biogenesis GTPase YqeH codes for MSKKICIGCGIELQSDYPEKNGYLPAAKLEEAGDHYCQRCFKIKNYGKYMPVKLTRDDYRRVVQDEMGNAQVAIAVFDIIDFEGSFDDEILDVLREMDSIVVINKLDLIPDEKHPSEVANWVKVRLAEEGISPLDIAIVSSKNGYGINGIFKKIKHFYPDGVEALVLGVTNVGKSSIVNRLLGLKKVTVSKYPGTTLKSVRNQIPHTKITLIDTPGLIPEGRISDLVCENCNLKMIPANEISRKTFKMSKDRALVIGELVWFKVLNDEETKPIFSLYAAKEVTFHETNSEKLEELLKSDRGDLLSPPCDHCRDEYRKLEKKKQKIVVKTGEELVFKGLGWISVKRGPLEIEVTAPKEAGIVIRDAFIKPKR; via the coding sequence ATGAGTAAGAAAATTTGTATCGGTTGTGGAATAGAACTGCAAAGTGATTACCCAGAGAAGAATGGATATCTTCCGGCAGCTAAGTTAGAAGAGGCTGGAGACCATTATTGTCAGAGATGTTTCAAGATAAAAAACTATGGTAAGTATATGCCAGTAAAATTGACAAGAGATGATTATAGAAGAGTTGTTCAAGATGAGATGGGAAATGCTCAAGTGGCAATAGCTGTTTTTGATATCATTGATTTTGAAGGATCTTTTGATGATGAGATATTAGATGTATTAAGAGAGATGGATTCAATAGTTGTAATCAATAAATTGGATCTTATACCTGATGAAAAACACCCTTCTGAAGTGGCTAACTGGGTAAAGGTAAGACTTGCTGAAGAGGGAATTTCTCCTTTAGATATCGCCATTGTAAGTAGTAAGAATGGATATGGAATTAACGGAATATTTAAAAAGATAAAACACTTTTATCCAGATGGAGTAGAAGCTTTAGTTTTAGGAGTAACAAACGTAGGAAAATCAAGTATAGTAAATAGATTGTTGGGATTGAAAAAGGTAACTGTTTCTAAATACCCAGGGACTACTTTGAAGAGTGTAAGAAATCAAATACCTCATACAAAGATAACATTGATAGATACACCAGGATTGATTCCAGAGGGAAGAATATCAGATTTAGTATGTGAAAACTGTAACTTAAAGATGATACCTGCTAATGAGATCTCAAGAAAGACATTTAAAATGTCAAAAGATAGAGCCTTAGTTATAGGGGAGCTAGTTTGGTTTAAAGTTCTAAATGATGAAGAGACCAAACCAATATTTTCACTATATGCAGCTAAAGAGGTAACTTTCCATGAGACTAATTCTGAAAAATTAGAGGAGTTACTAAAGAGTGATAGAGGAGATCTATTATCTCCACCTTGTGATCACTGTAGAGATGAGTATAGAAAATTAGAAAAGAAAAAACAAAAAATTGTTGTAAAAACAGGAGAAGAGCTTGTATTCAAAGGACTAGGTTGGATTTCAGTTAAGAGAGGACCACTAGAGATAGAGGTAACAGCTCCAAAAGAGGCTGGAATTGTAATAAGAGATGCCTTTATCAAGCCTAAAAGATAA
- the hslV gene encoding ATP-dependent protease subunit HslV: protein MIRATTIIAVKKDGKVAMAGDGQVTFGEVVFKGNAKKIRRIEKYNVMAGFAGAAADAFALMDKFESKLEEFSGNLKKSAVELAKEWRSDKALRTLDAMLIVADKESILVLSGNGDVIEPDGDVAAIGSGGNYAYAAAKGILLYGKDISAEEVAIEAMAIAGEMCIYTNSNITYDVI, encoded by the coding sequence ATGATAAGAGCTACTACTATAATTGCAGTAAAAAAAGATGGAAAAGTTGCAATGGCAGGAGATGGGCAGGTAACTTTTGGAGAGGTAGTATTTAAAGGAAATGCTAAAAAAATAAGAAGAATAGAGAAATATAATGTAATGGCTGGATTTGCTGGAGCAGCAGCAGATGCTTTTGCATTGATGGATAAATTTGAAAGTAAATTAGAGGAGTTTTCAGGAAATCTAAAAAAATCAGCTGTAGAACTAGCTAAGGAGTGGAGAAGTGACAAGGCTTTAAGAACTTTAGATGCTATGTTGATAGTGGCAGATAAGGAGAGTATATTGGTTCTCTCTGGAAATGGTGATGTAATAGAGCCTGATGGAGATGTAGCAGCTATAGGAAGTGGAGGAAACTATGCTTATGCAGCAGCTAAAGGAATACTTCTTTATGGAAAGGATATCTCAGCTGAAGAGGTGGCAATAGAAGCTATGGCAATAGCAGGTGAGATGTGTATTTATACTAATTCAAATATTACATATGACGTAATTTAA
- a CDS encoding tyrosine-type recombinase/integrase, whose translation MEKRNIERDIKDFLYFAEFGDNKSSNTVKSMRKDLLQLAQYLNEIERVESSIDVDSVMIRGFIAFLQENGITKRTVNRKLSSIRSFFKYLVKNRNVNQSPVEVVASPSFLVEKPDILSLDEINRLRDVISLKTANGLRDRLMLELLYSSGITSTEMLGVGEKVFDLDRRELYVTNGKSNRVVFFSERTREFFKRYVDSKKEKYGERYNPDILFVNGSATRLSDRSLRRIIDRYAERAGIDREISPYSFRHTFAVHMLNNGMDLLYLKELMGHATLESTRVYQELIEVKL comes from the coding sequence ATGGAGAAAAGAAATATAGAAAGAGATATTAAAGATTTTCTATATTTTGCAGAGTTTGGAGATAATAAAAGCTCGAACACTGTAAAATCTATGAGAAAAGATTTACTTCAATTAGCACAATATTTAAATGAGATAGAGAGAGTAGAGTCGAGTATAGATGTAGATTCTGTTATGATTAGAGGATTTATAGCTTTTCTTCAAGAGAATGGGATAACTAAAAGAACTGTAAATAGAAAATTATCATCTATACGTTCATTTTTTAAATATCTTGTGAAAAATAGAAATGTTAATCAAAGTCCAGTTGAAGTGGTAGCTTCTCCAAGTTTTCTTGTAGAGAAACCAGATATACTAAGCTTAGATGAGATCAATAGATTACGAGATGTGATCTCATTAAAAACAGCTAATGGATTGAGAGATAGATTGATGTTGGAGCTATTGTATTCCAGTGGAATAACTTCTACAGAGATGCTAGGAGTTGGAGAGAAGGTTTTTGATCTAGATAGAAGAGAGCTATATGTTACAAATGGAAAGAGTAATAGAGTTGTATTTTTTAGTGAGAGAACTAGAGAGTTTTTCAAAAGATATGTAGATTCTAAAAAAGAGAAATATGGAGAGAGATACAATCCAGATATACTCTTTGTAAATGGTTCAGCTACTAGATTAAGTGATAGATCTCTACGTAGAATAATAGATAGGTATGCTGAGAGAGCTGGAATAGATCGTGAGATTAGTCCGTATAGTTTTAGACATACATTTGCTGTACATATGCTGAATAACGGCATGGATCTACTATATTTAAAAGAGTTGATGGGACATGCAACTCTTGAGAGTACAAGAGTTTATCAAGAATTGATAGAAGTGAAACTTTAA